The genomic DNA GGCACGACCCTGCGCGGCTCCGCGGAGACCACCGAGCCCGACAAGCGTGCAGGAGTTGGGGTCACGGTCACCGGCAAGAATGTCACGGTAAAGAACCTCGCGGTCCACGGCTACAAGGTCGGGGTGCTGGGGCGAGACTGCGAATGGCTTACACTCGAGAAGATCGACGCGTCGGACAACTGGAAGCAGCGCCTCGCTAGCACGACCGAGAAAGAGGACCTCTCGGACTGGATGAGCTTCCACCACAACGAAAAAGACGAGTGGCTGGAGTACGGCGCCGCGATCTACTTAGTGGGCTGCGACCGCTTCACGGTGCGCCAGTGCACCGCGCGGCGCGGGCAGTGCGGCCTGATGCTCACCCGGTGCAACGAGGGTCTGGTTGCCCAGAACGATTTCTCCTTTCTCTCCGCCATTGGGCTGGGGATGTACCGCAGTAGCAGCAACAAGATCCTGCACAACAAGCTCGACTGGTGTGTCCGCGGCTACAGCCACGGGGTCTACAACCGCGGCCAGGACTCCGCGGGCATCCTGATCTACGAGCAGAGCAGCGAGAATGTCTTTGCTTATAACTCGGTCACCCACGGCGGCGATGGGTTCTTTCTCTGGGCCGGGCAGACCACGATGGACACCGGGCGCGGGGGCTGCGACGATAACCTGGTCTTTGGGAACGATTTTTCGCACGCCCCCACCAATGGGATCGAGGCGACCTTCTCGCGCAATGCCTTTGTCAACAACCTGGTTCTGGAGTGCTGGCACGGTGTCTGGGGCGGCTATAGCTACGACACGAAGATTGTTGGCAACGTCTTTGGCTTCAACGCCGAGGCGATTGCGATCGAGCACGGGCGGGATATCGCCATCGCGCACAACCTCTTTCACCGGGACGTAACGGCGGTCAACCTCTGGAAAAACGCCACCCAAGACCCAAGCTGGGCCTATGTCCGCAAGCACGAGACTACTAGCCGCGACTATGCGATCCAAGAGAATCGCTTTGTCGGCTGCCAAAAAGCGGTCAGTGTTCGGCTCACGGAGCGGGTACAGGAGCAGGGCAACCACACCGAGCCGCTCCGCGCACCGGTGGTCATGCAAGGCAGTGGAAACAATATTGTCACCACCGAGGCCGATGGAAGTGCCTACCAGAAGCGCTTCTCCCTCCCCTGGAACCCACGCGCGGGGCAGCCCGGCTTTGCCGCCCCTGCCCCGCTTCCCGGAGTGCCGCTTCCGTTTCTGCCGAAGAATGTCCTACGCGGACGGCGCTACATCTTGGTGGACGAGTGGGGGCCGTACGACTTCGAGCGCCCGATTCTCTGGCCCCGCGGCGAGGGCAAGTACGAGATTCTCGGCCCCAAGGGCCGCTGGCGGCTGGTCAAGGCCGAAGGGGCGAGCGTGTCGGCACAGACCGGATCGGTGCCGGGTGAGCTGAGCCTCTCCGTGCCTATGGGCCAGGTGGGGAATATCAAGGTTGAGCTTGAGTATCTTGGGGAGACATGCCGGGACTACCGTGGGGTTCTCACGCCCAAGGGCAAGCCGGTGCGCTTTGGATTCTCGCGCTTCTTTGCCCCTATCGACTGGGAGGTTAAGTTCTTTCCCTGGAGCCGGGCAAACAATCCAAACGATGTCCACAGCGAGCCGGACTCACGCGAGCAAGACGAGCGCCTTGCATCGGGGACACCCCTCAAGATTGAAAAACCAGCCCGCCTGGACTACGCGGGGAGCTCCTTTGGGCCGGGAATTCCCAACAACCACTTCCTGACCCTCGCGATCGGTAAGCTACAGGTTCCCGCGGGGGAGTATATCCTGGATGTCACCACGGATGACGGCTGCCGGGTCTGGCTGGACGACAACCTGATCCTTAAAGACGCTTGGAAGTACCAGGGGCCGACCCTCTACCCCGTTCCCCTCTCGCTCAGTGCAGGGCCACATACCCTGCGCGTGGAGCACTTTCAGATCGACGGCTACGCGACCCTGAAGGTCAACCTACGCCCGAGAGCATAAAGTAGCCCCCCAGCAAGAGTGCCCCCGCGGCACCGACAATCAGCGCCATCGCCAGCCGCACGGGCTGGTGGGTCAGCCGCCGCTCGTCGCCCTCAATCACCATGAGCGGCTGCGTGCGGCTGGGCGCGAGGTCGCCAAACACGACAACGGTCACATCGGCGGGGATAAAGAAGACCTCGGTGCGAATGTCCCCGCCGTAGGAGTTGGGGTGCCACTTCTCAACGGGAAAGTCATTGTAGAAGCGGGCCACTCGGATAGGCATGAAGCGCAAGAGCCCCTCGGAGATCGTCACCTGCCCACTGCCATCGTCGAGGGTGAAGGGCAGCTTGTCGGTCTCGTCGTAGGTCGTTCGCCAGGAGCCATTGTGGTAGACTTGGGTGATCTCGTGGATATAGAGCCCCGGAATGCGCCCCGCGATACTCACCAAAAGAGGCTGGTCGGTGTGGGCGATCCCCCGTAGCTTCATAAACCCTGCCGTGTTGTCGTGCTGGTCGGTCAGGAGCGTGGGGCGCTGGCGGAGGCGCCGTGCATCGCGACTCACGCGCTCCGCCGTACCAAGCAAGGCAACCGCACACAGAATTCCCAGCAGAAGCGGCCAAGGCGAGAGGCGGGTGTTCGGCTTACTGGGGACGGTTCCCGTGGGCTGAGGAGTAGGCGTGGACTTCGGGGCAGCGACGAGCTTCGCGGTTCTTTGAGGCTGCGGCGTGGGAGTTGCCTTGGGAGCGGCTTGGAGAGTGCGGCGCAGACGAATTACCTCAACCGACTCGTTGCCCCAGATACCGGCGTGGGCGGCTTGCGCGCGGGCTTGGGCGGCCATCAGGTCCTTCCGGCTGGGTGCGTAGCGCTCGGTCCAGGTAGCCAGCCCCTGCTCGGCCAGCTCGATCGCGATATTGTGCTCCCCCGGAAGGTAGCTCACGTCACCGTAGACGATGCCCTTCGCGGCGGTTCCACGCACGCCCACCTGAACCTGCTGGTTGGCCACACGCGCCCGTGTCCACTCCTGGGCCACACGAGCAAGCTCCCCCGTCTTGGCAGCCTCGATTCCATGGAGGCGAACCTTAAGCTTCCATGAGTCGAGCTGTACGGTAAGCTGGTCTCCCTTCTCGATGTCAACGACCTTGCCCTTAAAGGCATTCTGCGCCGTGCTAGGCAGCGCCAGAAGAAAAATCAGGAGACAAAAAACCAGCCGACTCACAAAGGGACGTTCACCATGTGCCTCGTAGTTTCCTGCGGAAGGAAGTTTACCTATTGCGCCGAATATACCTCTAGACCAACTTTAGGAGGTTTGTCAAGATGCGTCTTTTCGTACCGCTCAGCCTGGTGGCTGGAGCGCTCACCCTCGGATCCCTGCCCGCGGCAGCCAATGACCTCACCTTTGGCGGCGATGCCCGCGCCTTTGCCATGGGCGGTGCCGGGATTGCGTCGCTGGCTGGCAACAGTGTCTCAGGGATGGGCAGCCGCAACAATCCCGCGTCGCTGGCCTTTGCCAAGGGCCTGATGCGCTTTCATTTTCCGAGCCTTGGCGCGCGTGCCGATGGCGCGATCTCGCTGGACAAGGCGGCCAACTACCTCTTGACCAATGGCTCCGGCGCCGATGCCAGCGACCTCGCCCGCCGCTTCGCCTCCGAGGACTCGTCGTTTGGCCTCAATGGGAGCCTGGGGCTGCGGATCGGGCCGGTTGAGATCCTCGCTTCGGGAGTCGGCCAGGGCTATGTCTTGCCCAACGCCTCTCTCCAGACCTGGGGCAAGAACGGCGGTACGGGCGGCGTTCCCAGCGATGCCCGCGCCGATATCCTGGCGACTGCGGTCTACTCCCTCCCTCAAATCGGATTTGCGACCCAGCTCAAGCCCGCCAGCGGTGGCGAGAACTTCACGGTCGCGGTGGGAGCGCGGGTGAAGTACATGACCGCGGTCTATGCCCACTACTACGGTGAGAAAGCGACCCTTGATTCTGGCTCCGATGCCTTCCTCGCACCGGAGATGAACGGCAAGAACACACTCAATAAGCAAGGCGTGGGTGCCGACCTCGGGATCATGCTGGAGTCCAAGAAGCTCCTTGGGCTCTCTGGGGGGCTCGTGGTAGCCAATGCCGTCAAGCCCGACTTTACCTTCACGGGCCAGTTTGGTGCCAATGCGAGCGGCGGCGGTGGGACACGCACCTACAACCTGCTGGCCACCACGGCGACTGCGGGGGTTGGTTTTCAAAAGGGTGGCATGACCGCAGTCGCAGACTGGGTGGACATCACGGGGTCGGTCGGTAAGGCGGAGCTACGCGCGGGAGTCGAGCAGCGCCTGGGGCCTGTGGCGATTCGGGCGGGCTACAACAGCGCCAATGGCTACACCTACGGCCTTGGGATCGGTGGTTTCGACATCGCGCTGGGAAACCGCCAGCCGCTGGAGATCGTGCGGACGCTGAAGTTCTAGCGCCCTAGCCGGTGAGCCGCTCGCCGTAGTGCCAGCGGCTCCGAATCTTCTGGTAGAAGTTTGGCCCCCCGGCGGCGAGCATGCGGACATTGTAGGGTGCCCGTGAGATCGCGACCGTATCGCCGGGGGTAAGAGAGAGCCCGGTCTGGCCGTCCGCGGTGACAGCAACCGCATCGCGGGTCTGGGTCTCCACTGTGAGGTAGACCGTCTCCGTGTCGGGGACGAGCAGGGTGCGTGCAGAGAGCGTGTGTGGCGCGATGGGGGTGATCATGAGGGCGCGGACATCAGGGTGGACCAGCGGCCCTCCCGCGGAGAGCGAGTAGCCCGTCGAGCCCGTTGGCGACGAGACAATCACGCCATCGGCGGCGTAGGTGGCGATCGCATCCTTGCCCACTTGGGTGTGGACATGCACCATGCGCACGGCCCCGCTGGCCACGACAATATCGTTCACGGCCAGGAGCTGCGTCTCGGCCGTCTCGCTTCCTCCGCGGTAGATCGCGCCGGCCAGGAGCATGCGCTCGTGTACCTCACAGCGCCCTTCGAGCGCGGCGTCCACGGCATCGATCAGGTTGTCGGGAGAGGCCTCGGTCACAAAGCCAAAGCGCCCCAGGTGGATCGCCAGCAAGGGGGTTCCGTGCTCCGCGACCAAGCGCGCCGCGGCGAGAACCGTGCCATCACCACCAAAAACGACGACAAAATCGCACTGGGCGATCTCGTCGTCGCTGAATTCCGGGGCCATGCGGACCTGGAGCCCGCGTTGTTTGAGCTGCTGAGCAAGCCCTGCCGCAGTCTCTACTGCGGCAGGTTTGGTGTCATTGGCAAGCAGTCCGACGACCTTGCCACTCACTCTAGCCTCCGCTTGCCTTTTTGGTCGGCTTCGCGGTGCTCTTGGGGGTAGGCTTGCTAGCGGGCTTGGTATCGCCCGTCTCCGCCTGCTTGCCAAACCGGGCCAGGTTGTTCTTGGCATCGGTCAGGGCCGGATCGAGCTGGACAGCCTTCTTGTACTCCGCCATTGCCTGGTTAAGTAGCCCACGGCGCTCGTAGACCACGCCAAGGTTGTTGTGCGCCTGAGCGGAACTCGGATCGGCCTTGATGGCAGCCTGAAACGACTTCATGGCATCGTCGAGCTTGTTCGCCCGCATGTACGAGAGCCCCATCGCGAGCTGTGGACCTGCCTCATCGGGCTTGAGCTTCGCCATCTCGACAAAGATCTTCCCGGCATCGTCCTCACGCCCTTGGGTCAAGAGTGCGCTCGCCAGGTAGCTTCGGGAGTCGTAGTCCGACGTGTTGAGTGCCGCTGCCTTCTCCCACGCGCTGATGGCCCCATTGAGGTCTTGTTGCTTCTGGCAGGCGGTCCCCAGGTTGAGCCAAGCGACATAGCTCTTGTCATCGAGCTCGGTTGCGGCCTTGAAGCGCTTTGCGGCCTCGGCGTAGGTGCCCTTCTGGAAGTGCAGGTAGCCCGCATTGAGCAGAGCGTCCAAGTAGCGCGGGTTGACACCCAGCGCCTTCTCGTAGGCGGCGAGTGCGCCATCGGTGTTTCCGGTGAGAGCGAGCAGGACTCCCTGGTTGTAGCGAGCGGTCACATCGCCCGCCGGGGCACCCTCGGCACCACTGGCGGCCAGATCAGCCGCGAGGCCGTAGACCGTCGCGCCCTCAGCAGAGCGCCGTGTCTGGCTGTAGGCGTAGGCAAGGTTGACCAGGACACCGTAGTTGTTGGGATCGAGCTTTCGCGCCGTCTCGAGCACCCCGACCGCACCGGTGAAGTTGCGGCGCTGGATCTCGATCGAGCCCAGGGCGGCGTGGGCGGCCTTGTCCCCGGTGTTGTTGGAGATTCCGGTGCGCATCGCCTGTGCGGCCTCGTCGAGCTTGCCGAGGCTCTGGAGGGCGATCCCCAGGTTGATGAAGGTCTGCCCATCGTTCGGACGCAGCTCTCCGGCCTTGCGGTAGGCGGTGGCAGCCCGAGCGTAGTCTTTCTTACGGGCGGCGGCGTAGCCCAGGTTGAACTGTGCCTCGGCGGAGTTGGGCCGGCTCTCGGCGACCGTGGTAAAGAGCTCGATAGCCCGGTCCGTGTCGGCGGGGGTACGGTCGGTCTTGAGCAGACAGGCGTTCCCCAGGTTGGTCATGGTCTCGTAGGACTTGGGCTTCTTAGCGAGAGCCTTCTCAAGGTACGGGATCGCCCGGGAGTAGTCGTTGCTCTTGACAAGCACAAACCCCATCCAGTCGTTGGCATCAGCATCGTCGGGTAGGGCGGCGATTGCCTTCTCCATCTCGGTGCGAGCGGTGGCGATATCGCCCTCTTTGTAGGCCTTACGTGCCCGGTCGAAGGCTCCGTTGTCGGCGGCAGCCGACACCACGGGCTGCTGTGGGCTCTGTGCCCATGTTGGGGTGCCGAGCAGGCTAAAAGCGGTCAGAGCCGCTGAAGAAACTAGAATCCGCTTCATGCGCGAAATAACTCCTGGTCACGATTGAGATACCCGCGCATCCTGAGTACTGCCTGAGTGTGCAGCTGATAGACACGCGACTCCGATACCGAGAGCACCTTGCCGATCTCTTTGAAGGTCAAGCCTTCATAATAGTACAATGCTATCACAAGCTTCTCCCGCTCGGGCAGGCGATCGATCGCTCCCCCCAGCTGACGGATCCGCTCCCGTAGCTCTACGTCTGCAACAGGTGTTGCTCCATCGTCGGGCACGACATCCGCGAGATGCAAGCGCTCCGACCCCTCACTCCCCATGATGATGTCGTCGAGCGAGAGCACGGATCCTCGCCCGGTATCGGCCATCATCTTGGAGAGATCCTCGTTACTAACCCCCATGTGGGAGGCGACTTAGTCCTCTTTGGGCGGGCGTCCCAGCGAGAGCTCTAGCTCAAAAAAGGCCCGCTCCAGGGTCTTTGCCCGCTCTCGGATCGAGCGCGGAACCCAGTCTTCTTCTCGCAGAGACTCTAAGATTGCGCCTCGGATGAGGGCGATGGCGTAGGTCTCAAACTTTACCTGGCGGCCGGGATCGAACTGGTCAACCGCCTTGATGAGCCCCATCGAGCCCGCGGTGTAGAGGTCCTCCCGCTCCAGGTTGGGCGGCAAGTTACTGACCACACGCCCTGCGGTGATCTTGACCAAATAAGCGTAGTTGTTGATGATAGCGTCACGTGCGCGGGAATCTCCACTCCCTTTGAAGCGCCGCCATACATCCTCCATTTGTCTCGCCGCCATCTAGTCTTGCCAGTCCCCTAATTTTCTAGTGTCCTTGCCCACCAAGTGCCTATTATAACCTCAGAGTCTCTTTACCACAAGCGAGTGGTAAACTTCCTATACAAATGTTACTCACGCTTACTGTTGTTGCCCAAGAACCTGTGCTTTCCGATGCCCGAGACCTAGGTTTTTTACTACATAAAAACCCAGCAACACGCTTCCAAAAAGAGCTCAACTTCGGCACTGCGCACGTGTTCTACCCCGAGGCAACACCGGAGCGAACCACCGCGGCCCTCCTGGTCGAGCTCGACCCCATTCGCCTTGTACGGGGCCGTGCAGACTCGCTGTTTCAGTATGTCTGTGACCGCCCGTATGTCGCATCGTCGTTTCTGAGTGTCGCGCTCTCTGAGTGCTTCTCCACCGCGCTCTCCGGTCGCAGTAAAGAGCGCCCCGAGCTGGCTGCCACTCCCCTCGTGCTCACCGCGAGCCTCCCCGCGCTCGCCTGTGACGCCGGCGAGCCGCTTGTCCGCCGCCTCCTAGAGCCACTGGGCTACACGGTCGAGATTGCCTGCCACCCGCTGGACCCACGATTCCCTGAGTGGGGCACTAGCAACTTGTATACCGTCGTGCTTACTGGCACCCAGACACTCCATGATTTACTGTCCCATCTCTATGTCCTGATCCCCGCGCTCGACAACGCCAAGCACTACTTTGTGGGCGACGAAGAGGTGGAGAAGCTCCTGCGGCACGGCGAGGGCTGGCTGGCCACCCACCCCGAGCGCGAGCTCATCACGCGGCGCTACCTCCGCTACAAACGGAGCCTCACGAGCGCCGCTCTCGAAAAGCTCACCGAGGGCGAGGCCGTGGCCGGTGACGAGCCCGTCGAGGAGGTTTTGGAGGCCCCGGTTCGGCTCAACGACCAGCGTGTGGAGGCCGCGCTCGCGGCGATTCGCACCCTGGAGCCGGCGGCACAATCGGTGATCGACCTGGGCTGTGGCGAGGGCCGCACGCTCAAGGCGGTCAAGGCGGCATTTCCGACAGTCGCGCTCACGGGGATGGATGTCTCCAGCGGGGTCCTCGCGGTGGCGGAGCGGCGCTTGCACGGCGCGGTTCCCCTGCTCCAGGGCTCGCTGGTCTACTCCGACTCCCGGCTCCAGGGCTTTGATGTGGCCCTTCTCATGGAGGTGATCGAGCACCTGGACCCGGAGCGCCTTAGTGCCTTGGAGAGCACGGTCTTCGGCGATGCGGCCCCACGTCGGGTCTTTGTCACGACACCCAACGCCGAGTACAACGCGGTCTGGGAGAGCCTCCCGGCAGGGAAGTTCCGCCACGGAGACCACCGGTTTGAGTGGACCCGCACGGAGTTTGTTACCTGGGCCGAGCGGGTCGCGCAGGACTTCGGCTACCGTGTCGCGTTTGGCGCAATCGGCGACCAGCACGAGAAACTGGGC from Armatimonas rosea includes the following:
- a CDS encoding sigma-70 family RNA polymerase sigma factor, producing the protein MAARQMEDVWRRFKGSGDSRARDAIINNYAYLVKITAGRVVSNLPPNLEREDLYTAGSMGLIKAVDQFDPGRQVKFETYAIALIRGAILESLREEDWVPRSIRERAKTLERAFFELELSLGRPPKED
- a CDS encoding sigma-70 family RNA polymerase sigma factor, with amino-acid sequence MMADTGRGSVLSLDDIIMGSEGSERLHLADVVPDDGATPVADVELRERIRQLGGAIDRLPEREKLVIALYYYEGLTFKEIGKVLSVSESRVYQLHTQAVLRMRGYLNRDQELFRA
- a CDS encoding NosD domain-containing protein, producing MQLPKTITTSLTLKRGAFLLPEGITISGSNITVDFGGTTLRGSAETTEPDKRAGVGVTVTGKNVTVKNLAVHGYKVGVLGRDCEWLTLEKIDASDNWKQRLASTTEKEDLSDWMSFHHNEKDEWLEYGAAIYLVGCDRFTVRQCTARRGQCGLMLTRCNEGLVAQNDFSFLSAIGLGMYRSSSNKILHNKLDWCVRGYSHGVYNRGQDSAGILIYEQSSENVFAYNSVTHGGDGFFLWAGQTTMDTGRGGCDDNLVFGNDFSHAPTNGIEATFSRNAFVNNLVLECWHGVWGGYSYDTKIVGNVFGFNAEAIAIEHGRDIAIAHNLFHRDVTAVNLWKNATQDPSWAYVRKHETTSRDYAIQENRFVGCQKAVSVRLTERVQEQGNHTEPLRAPVVMQGSGNNIVTTEADGSAYQKRFSLPWNPRAGQPGFAAPAPLPGVPLPFLPKNVLRGRRYILVDEWGPYDFERPILWPRGEGKYEILGPKGRWRLVKAEGASVSAQTGSVPGELSLSVPMGQVGNIKVELEYLGETCRDYRGVLTPKGKPVRFGFSRFFAPIDWEVKFFPWSRANNPNDVHSEPDSREQDERLASGTPLKIEKPARLDYAGSSFGPGIPNNHFLTLAIGKLQVPAGEYILDVTTDDGCRVWLDDNLILKDAWKYQGPTLYPVPLSLSAGPHTLRVEHFQIDGYATLKVNLRPRA
- a CDS encoding NAD(+)/NADH kinase, whose protein sequence is MSGKVVGLLANDTKPAAVETAAGLAQQLKQRGLQVRMAPEFSDDEIAQCDFVVVFGGDGTVLAAARLVAEHGTPLLAIHLGRFGFVTEASPDNLIDAVDAALEGRCEVHERMLLAGAIYRGGSETAETQLLAVNDIVVASGAVRMVHVHTQVGKDAIATYAADGVIVSSPTGSTGYSLSAGGPLVHPDVRALMITPIAPHTLSARTLLVPDTETVYLTVETQTRDAVAVTADGQTGLSLTPGDTVAISRAPYNVRMLAAGGPNFYQKIRSRWHYGERLTG
- a CDS encoding tetratricopeptide repeat protein yields the protein MKRILVSSAALTAFSLLGTPTWAQSPQQPVVSAAADNGAFDRARKAYKEGDIATARTEMEKAIAALPDDADANDWMGFVLVKSNDYSRAIPYLEKALAKKPKSYETMTNLGNACLLKTDRTPADTDRAIELFTTVAESRPNSAEAQFNLGYAAARKKDYARAATAYRKAGELRPNDGQTFINLGIALQSLGKLDEAAQAMRTGISNNTGDKAAHAALGSIEIQRRNFTGAVGVLETARKLDPNNYGVLVNLAYAYSQTRRSAEGATVYGLAADLAASGAEGAPAGDVTARYNQGVLLALTGNTDGALAAYEKALGVNPRYLDALLNAGYLHFQKGTYAEAAKRFKAATELDDKSYVAWLNLGTACQKQQDLNGAISAWEKAAALNTSDYDSRSYLASALLTQGREDDAGKIFVEMAKLKPDEAGPQLAMGLSYMRANKLDDAMKSFQAAIKADPSSAQAHNNLGVVYERRGLLNQAMAEYKKAVQLDPALTDAKNNLARFGKQAETGDTKPASKPTPKSTAKPTKKASGG
- a CDS encoding conjugal transfer protein TraF, yielding MRLFVPLSLVAGALTLGSLPAAANDLTFGGDARAFAMGGAGIASLAGNSVSGMGSRNNPASLAFAKGLMRFHFPSLGARADGAISLDKAANYLLTNGSGADASDLARRFASEDSSFGLNGSLGLRIGPVEILASGVGQGYVLPNASLQTWGKNGGTGGVPSDARADILATAVYSLPQIGFATQLKPASGGENFTVAVGARVKYMTAVYAHYYGEKATLDSGSDAFLAPEMNGKNTLNKQGVGADLGIMLESKKLLGLSGGLVVANAVKPDFTFTGQFGANASGGGGTRTYNLLATTATAGVGFQKGGMTAVADWVDITGSVGKAELRAGVEQRLGPVAIRAGYNSANGYTYGLGIGGFDIALGNRQPLEIVRTLKF
- a CDS encoding thermonuclease family protein; this encodes MSRLVFCLLIFLLALPSTAQNAFKGKVVDIEKGDQLTVQLDSWKLKVRLHGIEAAKTGELARVAQEWTRARVANQQVQVGVRGTAAKGIVYGDVSYLPGEHNIAIELAEQGLATWTERYAPSRKDLMAAQARAQAAHAGIWGNESVEVIRLRRTLQAAPKATPTPQPQRTAKLVAAPKSTPTPQPTGTVPSKPNTRLSPWPLLLGILCAVALLGTAERVSRDARRLRQRPTLLTDQHDNTAGFMKLRGIAHTDQPLLVSIAGRIPGLYIHEITQVYHNGSWRTTYDETDKLPFTLDDGSGQVTISEGLLRFMPIRVARFYNDFPVEKWHPNSYGGDIRTEVFFIPADVTVVVFGDLAPSRTQPLMVIEGDERRLTHQPVRLAMALIVGAAGALLLGGYFMLSGVG
- a CDS encoding 3' terminal RNA ribose 2'-O-methyltransferase Hen1, which translates into the protein MLLTLTVVAQEPVLSDARDLGFLLHKNPATRFQKELNFGTAHVFYPEATPERTTAALLVELDPIRLVRGRADSLFQYVCDRPYVASSFLSVALSECFSTALSGRSKERPELAATPLVLTASLPALACDAGEPLVRRLLEPLGYTVEIACHPLDPRFPEWGTSNLYTVVLTGTQTLHDLLSHLYVLIPALDNAKHYFVGDEEVEKLLRHGEGWLATHPERELITRRYLRYKRSLTSAALEKLTEGEAVAGDEPVEEVLEAPVRLNDQRVEAALAAIRTLEPAAQSVIDLGCGEGRTLKAVKAAFPTVALTGMDVSSGVLAVAERRLHGAVPLLQGSLVYSDSRLQGFDVALLMEVIEHLDPERLSALESTVFGDAAPRRVFVTTPNAEYNAVWESLPAGKFRHGDHRFEWTRTEFVTWAERVAQDFGYRVAFGAIGDQHEKLGSPTQSATFDR